The Acidiferrobacteraceae bacterium genome segment CGACACCACCGAGGAGATCGTTATGCAGGATATGGCCGCGGGCGTATACAAGAAGCTGGTGCTGGCGAACAACCGTCTGCTCGGCGCGGTGCTCTACGGCGACACCGTAGATGGCTCATGGTACTTCCAGCTCATGCGCGAGGAGACCGATGTGAGCGATCTGCGTGCACGCCTGTTGCATGGCCAGGCCCACCTGGGCGACTCGGGACACGGCGACATCACATCACGGGTGGCGGCCTTGCCTGATGATGCCGAGATCTGCGGCTGCAACGGTGTGTGCAAGGGCAAGATTGTGGAGGCGATCACTTCCAAGAAGCTTTTCACCCTGGATGAAGTGCGTGCCCACACCAAGGCCTCGAATTCCTGCGGCTCCTGTACCGGCCTGGTGGAAGGGCTGATCGCGTCGACCCTGGGCGGCGACTATTCGACGACGCCGAAGAAGACGCCCATGTGCCCATGCACCGAGCACACCCATGATGAGGTGCGCACGGCAATCGCGACACGCGAACTCAAGACGATCCATGCCGTAATGGACGAGATGTCCTGGCAAACCCCCGATGGTTGCAACAAGTGCCGGCCGGCATTGAATTTCTATTTATTGACGGCGTGGCCGGGCGAATACGTGGACGACAATCAGGCACGCTTCATCAACGAGCGCGTGCACGCCAACATCCAGAAAGACGGTACCTATTCCGTGGTTCCGCGCATCTGGGGTGGCGAGACCACGCCGACGCAGCTTCGTGCCTTGGCGCAGATTGCCGAGAATTTCGATGTACCCACGGTCCATATCACCGGTGGCCAACGCATCGATTTCCTCGGTCTTCGCAAGGAGCAGCTCCCCGGAATCTGGGGCGAGCTGTCGAAGGCGGGTTTTGTTTCCGGTCATGCCTACGGCAAGGCGATCCGTACCTGCAAGACCTGCGTCGGTTCTGACTGGTGCCGCTTCGGAACCCAGGATTCCACCGCCATGGGCATTGCCCTCGAGAAGATGGCCTGGGGCGCCTGGATGCCACACAAGGTGAAGATGGCAGTCTCTGGATGCCCGCGCAATTGTGCCGAGGCCACCATCAAGGATTTTGGCGTCGTGTGCGTGGATTCGGGCTACGAACTGCACGTCGGCGGCAACGGCGGGGTCAAGGTGCGTGCCACGGACTTCCTGTGCAACGTCAAGACGCCGGAGGAGGTACTGGAGTACTGCGCTGCCTTCCTGCAGATCTATCGTGAAGAGGCGCGCTACCTTGAGCGCACCGCCCCCTGGGT includes the following:
- the nirB gene encoding nitrite reductase large subunit NirB gives rise to the protein NGNGMAGMRAVEELLELAPDRYHITVFGAEPHVNYNRILLSPVLAGEKRFEDIILNEESWYTDYGITLHKGNEVVQIDRAGRKVVAKDGIEAPYDRLLVATGSVPFRLPVPGSDLPGVIGFRDLADVDTMLQAATHYRHAVVIGGGLLGLESANGLMKQGMKVTVVHLPDILMERQLDTAAAKMLRRSLEERGMEFITAGQTGEIFGKKRVQGVRLKDGRELTADLIVMAVGIRPNIELAKSAGLYCDRGIVVNDTMQTYDPRVYAVGECVQHRGRTYGLVAPLFEQAKVCANHLAYYGIARYEGSMISSKLKVTGIDLFSAGDFLGNDTTEEIVMQDMAAGVYKKLVLANNRLLGAVLYGDTVDGSWYFQLMREETDVSDLRARLLHGQAHLGDSGHGDITSRVAALPDDAEICGCNGVCKGKIVEAITSKKLFTLDEVRAHTKASNSCGSCTGLVEGLIASTLGGDYSTTPKKTPMCPCTEHTHDEVRTAIATRELKTIHAVMDEMSWQTPDGCNKCRPALNFYLLTAWPGEYVDDNQARFINERVHANIQKDGTYSVVPRIWGGETTPTQLRALAQIAENFDVPTVHITGGQRIDFLGLRKEQLPGIWGELSKAGFVSGHAYGKAIRTCKTCVGSDWCRFGTQDSTAMGIALEKMAWGAWMPHKVKMAVSGCPRNCAEATIKDFGVVCVDSGYELHVGGNGGVKVRATDFLCNVKTPEEVLEYCAAFLQIYREEARYLERTAPWVERVGLGYAKERVVEDADSRREAAERFYDAQRFSQADPWAERAQGVDAHEYTPLKLVG